From the genome of Parazoarcus communis, one region includes:
- a CDS encoding TRAP transporter permease → MTRSKKTHTTHELTDEQLKQIVAEADTGGRKPTGLAAQFLLVIALAWSLFQLWIASPLPFSLGVFVLNDTESRAIHLAFAVFMAFAAYPAFKGSPRAYIPVVDWILATVAAFCAGYLFLFYAELASRPGIPTTLDLVVAVTGLVLLLEAARRALGLPMVILAVFFLIYIFFGQYMPDVIAHRGASLSKGMSHLWLTTEGVFGVALGVSASFIFLFVLFGALLETAGAGNYFIKSAIALLGHMRGGPAKAAVVASASTGLISGSSIANVVTTGTFTIPLMKSVGYRDDKAASVEVASSVNGQLMPPVMGAAAFLMVEYVGITYVEVMKHAIVPALISYIALFYIVHLEAMKMNLQGLPRREPLPWQQATITTLMTVSGVIILAAIVYWGFGWLKDVVGESAFLIVGAMMLVAYVAIIHFAAKYPELHMEKPGDKMEYLPEIGPTLKSGLHYLLPVAALIWNLMVEQLSPALSAFWATLFLIFILVTQRPLFAFFRGKGEFGVALRHGFQDLFDGLVTGARNMIGIGIATATAGVIVGTVTLTGIGLAMTELVEILSGGNLMIMLSLVAVICLILGMGLPTTANYIVVSTLMAPVIVELGAQQGLLVPLIAVHLFVFYFGLMADVTPPVGLASYAAAGIAKSDPIKTGFTAFGYSARTAILPFMFIFNTQLLLIGITDVFHLIMTIVSATIASLMFAAATQGWFVTRNKVHETLILLLVTFSLFRPGFWLDMVYPAYDEVPASQLTQLVEAAPPKGNLRVWVQGLTLEGDEVSKGVLLPLGEPGNARERLSRMGLTLMTLGDDVQVAAVKFGSRAEKLGLEQGFNITSIELPAAGRPDKEWVFVPTLLLLAMVWFMQRARARREPPRPPHNPNA, encoded by the coding sequence ATGACCCGCTCGAAGAAAACCCATACAACCCACGAACTGACCGATGAACAGCTGAAGCAGATCGTTGCCGAAGCGGATACCGGTGGTCGCAAACCCACGGGTCTTGCAGCACAGTTTCTCCTTGTCATTGCGCTGGCGTGGTCCCTGTTCCAGCTCTGGATCGCCTCTCCCCTGCCGTTCTCGCTCGGCGTTTTCGTCCTTAACGATACCGAGTCCCGCGCCATTCACCTGGCGTTTGCCGTCTTCATGGCCTTTGCCGCCTACCCGGCATTCAAGGGCTCACCGCGCGCCTATATCCCCGTTGTAGACTGGATACTGGCAACCGTCGCCGCATTCTGCGCTGGCTACCTGTTCCTTTTCTACGCTGAACTGGCATCCCGCCCCGGCATTCCGACCACGCTCGACCTGGTCGTCGCAGTCACCGGTCTCGTTCTGCTGCTCGAAGCAGCTCGTCGCGCCCTCGGCCTGCCGATGGTGATTCTGGCGGTCTTCTTCCTGATCTATATTTTTTTCGGCCAGTACATGCCGGACGTCATCGCCCACCGCGGCGCGTCTCTGTCCAAGGGCATGAGCCACCTGTGGCTGACCACCGAGGGCGTGTTTGGCGTCGCACTCGGCGTGTCCGCCAGCTTCATCTTCCTGTTCGTACTGTTCGGTGCCCTGCTGGAAACCGCGGGCGCGGGCAACTACTTCATCAAGTCGGCCATTGCGCTGCTCGGGCACATGCGCGGCGGCCCGGCGAAGGCTGCCGTCGTGGCATCGGCCTCGACCGGCCTGATCTCGGGCTCGTCGATTGCAAACGTGGTCACCACCGGCACCTTCACCATTCCGCTGATGAAAAGCGTGGGCTACCGTGACGACAAGGCGGCCTCGGTCGAAGTCGCCTCCTCGGTGAACGGCCAGTTGATGCCGCCGGTCATGGGCGCAGCAGCCTTCCTGATGGTGGAGTACGTCGGCATCACCTACGTCGAGGTGATGAAGCACGCCATCGTACCGGCACTGATCTCCTACATCGCGCTGTTCTACATCGTTCACCTCGAAGCGATGAAGATGAACCTGCAGGGACTGCCGCGTCGCGAACCCCTGCCCTGGCAACAGGCCACCATCACCACCCTGATGACGGTGTCCGGCGTGATCATTCTGGCCGCGATCGTGTACTGGGGTTTTGGCTGGCTCAAGGACGTTGTTGGGGAATCCGCCTTCCTGATCGTCGGCGCCATGATGCTCGTCGCCTACGTCGCGATCATCCACTTTGCCGCGAAATACCCGGAGCTCCACATGGAGAAGCCGGGTGACAAGATGGAGTACCTGCCCGAGATCGGGCCGACCCTGAAGTCCGGCCTGCACTACCTGCTGCCGGTTGCCGCCCTGATCTGGAACCTGATGGTGGAGCAGCTCTCGCCTGCCCTGTCCGCATTCTGGGCCACCCTGTTCCTGATCTTCATCCTCGTCACCCAACGCCCGCTGTTCGCCTTCTTCCGCGGCAAGGGCGAGTTCGGCGTGGCCCTTCGCCACGGCTTCCAGGATCTGTTCGACGGCCTCGTCACCGGCGCCCGCAACATGATCGGCATCGGCATCGCGACCGCCACCGCCGGTGTGATCGTCGGCACCGTGACCCTGACCGGTATCGGCCTGGCCATGACCGAGCTGGTCGAGATCCTGTCCGGTGGCAACCTGATGATCATGCTGTCGCTGGTTGCGGTGATCTGCCTCATCCTCGGCATGGGCCTGCCGACCACCGCGAACTACATCGTGGTGTCGACGCTGATGGCGCCCGTGATCGTCGAGCTCGGCGCCCAGCAGGGCCTGCTGGTGCCGCTGATCGCCGTCCATCTGTTCGTGTTCTATTTCGGCCTGATGGCCGACGTCACGCCACCGGTCGGACTGGCTTCATACGCGGCAGCAGGCATCGCGAAGAGCGACCCGATCAAGACCGGCTTCACCGCATTCGGCTACAGCGCCCGAACGGCGATCCTGCCCTTCATGTTCATCTTCAACACTCAGTTGCTGCTGATCGGCATCACCGATGTCTTTCACCTGATCATGACGATCGTCAGCGCCACCATCGCCAGCCTGATGTTTGCCGCAGCCACGCAGGGCTGGTTCGTGACCCGGAACAAGGTTCATGAAACACTCATTCTGCTGCTGGTGACCTTCAGCCTGTTCCGCCCCGGCTTCTGGCTGGACATGGTGTATCCCGCATACGACGAAGTGCCGGCAAGCCAGCTCACGCAACTGGTGGAAGCTGCGCCACCCAAGGGCAACCTGCGCGTCTGGGTGCAGGGACTCACGCTCGAGGGTGACGAGGTGTCCAAGGGCGTGCTGCTGCCGCTCGGGGAGCCGGGCAACGCGCGTGAGCGCCTGTCACGCATGGGCCTGACCCTGATGACGCTGGGTGACGACGTTCAGGTGGCTGCGGTGAAGTTCGGTAGCCGCGCTGAAAAGCTCGGGCTTGAGCAGGGCTTCAACATCACCTCGATCGAACTGCCCGCAGCGGGTCGTCCGGACAAGGAATGGGTCTTCGTGCCCACACTCCTGCTTCTCGCAATGGTCTGGTTCATGCAGCGTGCCCGCGCGCGCCGCGAGCCGCCGCGACCACCGCACAACCCGAATGCCTGA
- a CDS encoding TAXI family TRAP transporter solute-binding subunit — MKKLTTLAAALAIVGTLGAAPAQAETKFVTIGTGGVTGVYYAAGGAICRLMNKDRAQHGIRCSVESTGGSVYNVNTIKAGELDFGVAQSDVQFNAVKGLNQFKDGGAVTELRAVFGLHPEPLTVLARKEAGVTKFEDFKGKRFNVGNPGSGQRATVDVLLPALGMKTSDFSLTSELKPDEHSAALCDNKIDGFAYVVGHPAANIQDPTTTCGAKLVPVTGAGVDKLIKEFPYYAAVTIPGGMYANNPDATKTFGVVASFVTSAKVSDDVVYTMVKAVFENFEDFKKLHPAFAHLEPKGMIKDGLSAPLHNGAIKYYKEKGWM; from the coding sequence ATGAAGAAGCTCACCACGCTCGCAGCAGCACTCGCAATCGTCGGCACCCTCGGCGCAGCGCCGGCTCAGGCCGAGACGAAGTTTGTGACCATTGGTACCGGCGGCGTAACTGGCGTGTATTACGCTGCTGGCGGCGCAATCTGCCGCCTGATGAACAAGGACCGCGCCCAGCACGGCATTCGCTGCTCGGTCGAAAGTACCGGTGGATCGGTCTACAACGTCAACACCATCAAGGCTGGCGAACTCGACTTCGGCGTCGCCCAGTCCGATGTCCAGTTCAACGCCGTGAAGGGCCTGAACCAGTTCAAGGACGGTGGTGCCGTGACCGAACTGCGCGCCGTCTTCGGTCTGCACCCCGAGCCGCTGACCGTACTGGCCCGCAAGGAAGCCGGCGTCACCAAGTTCGAGGACTTCAAGGGCAAGCGCTTCAACGTCGGCAACCCGGGTTCGGGACAGCGCGCGACGGTCGACGTGCTGCTGCCGGCACTCGGCATGAAGACCTCGGACTTCTCGCTGACCTCCGAACTCAAGCCCGATGAGCACAGCGCCGCACTGTGCGACAACAAGATCGACGGTTTCGCCTATGTCGTCGGCCACCCCGCCGCCAACATCCAGGATCCGACCACGACCTGCGGTGCAAAGCTGGTTCCGGTCACCGGTGCCGGCGTCGACAAGCTGATCAAGGAGTTCCCGTACTACGCAGCCGTCACCATCCCGGGCGGCATGTACGCGAACAACCCGGACGCCACCAAGACCTTCGGTGTCGTGGCCAGCTTCGTGACCTCAGCCAAGGTGTCTGACGACGTGGTCTACACCATGGTCAAGGCTGTCTTCGAGAACTTCGAGGACTTCAAGAAACTGCACCCGGCATTTGCCCACCTGGAGCCGAAGGGCATGATCAAGGACGGCCTGTCTGCTCCGCTGCACAATGGCGCGATCAAGTACTACAAGGAAAAGGGCTGGATGTAA
- a CDS encoding SPOR domain-containing protein — protein sequence MTQPRKAPRKSGRAPARSGGGTLIGIFIGLMLGALIAAGAAWFFTRANPFQSAPVAPRVPAVNQPPAALPGKPGDRPVVKQDFEFYKILPQGDNVPAAQAPVEAPSAPVVERPVEKLYLQLGAFENAAEADNLKARLALAGVEASSQRGQLPDGRTVHRVRIGPFSGPDELNPVRSRLASSGFNTTVTRAGQ from the coding sequence TTGACTCAGCCTCGTAAAGCCCCCCGCAAGTCGGGTCGTGCTCCCGCGCGCAGCGGTGGTGGGACCCTGATCGGCATTTTCATCGGCCTGATGCTGGGCGCGCTGATTGCTGCGGGTGCGGCATGGTTCTTCACCCGTGCCAACCCGTTTCAGTCGGCGCCGGTCGCACCACGCGTGCCGGCGGTCAATCAGCCGCCTGCCGCGCTGCCCGGAAAGCCCGGCGACCGCCCGGTCGTAAAGCAGGATTTCGAGTTCTACAAGATCCTGCCGCAGGGTGACAACGTGCCGGCGGCTCAGGCACCGGTTGAAGCGCCGAGCGCGCCGGTGGTGGAGCGCCCGGTGGAAAAGCTCTACCTCCAGCTCGGTGCCTTCGAAAACGCGGCCGAGGCGGACAACCTGAAGGCAAGGCTGGCGCTTGCCGGTGTCGAGGCGAGTTCGCAGCGGGGCCAGCTGCCCGACGGGCGCACGGTGCACCGGGTGCGGATCGGACCCTTCTCCGGCCCGGACGAGTTGAATCCGGTTCGCAGCCGTCTGGCTTCGTCCGGCTTCAACACCACTGTGACCCGCGCCGGGCAATGA
- the argS gene encoding arginine--tRNA ligase — translation MSADPKVLLADLLKAALKSVAPELADTPILLERPKQASHGDFATNLALQLAKPMKRNPRELAAKLLAELPASPLVAKTEVAGAGFINFTLATAAKTAVVSEVLAKGAAFGRGEKKNVKVQVEFVSANPTGPLHVGHGRGAAYGASLSDVLEFAGYDVSREYYVNDAGRQMDILALSTWLRYLAFFGIEVAFPPNAYQGDYVVTMGREMRDAHQDRFARFTAAQVTAGTPGLPPVERKDDEAKQQRELHLDALISNAKRLLGEDYPWVHGFALNEQLGDGREDLQEFGVRFDKWFSEQSLFDTGLVERAVTQLEQQGHIYVQNGAKWFRSTAFGDEKDRVVQRENGLYTYFASDIAYHLNKYERGFDRIIDIWGADHHGYIPRVKGAIAALGLPTEKLNVALVQFAVLYRDGQKTSMSTRSGEFVTLRELRKEVGNDACRFFYVLRKSDQHLDFDLDLAKSQSNENPVYYVQYAHARVCSVLSQWGGEREELAQADLGQLQNERELALCASLSTFPELVQSAAADYAPHQIAFYLKDLAADFHSWYNAERMLVDDEAVKLARLALAEAVRQVLVSGLAVLGVSAPESM, via the coding sequence ATGAGCGCCGACCCCAAAGTTCTACTTGCCGATCTCCTGAAAGCCGCGCTGAAAAGTGTTGCGCCCGAGCTGGCCGATACCCCGATCCTGCTGGAGCGCCCGAAGCAGGCGAGCCATGGGGACTTTGCCACCAACCTTGCGCTGCAACTGGCCAAGCCGATGAAGCGCAACCCGCGCGAACTCGCCGCGAAACTGCTGGCCGAGCTGCCGGCGTCGCCGCTGGTGGCCAAGACCGAGGTGGCCGGCGCGGGCTTCATCAACTTCACCCTGGCCACTGCTGCCAAGACGGCCGTGGTCAGCGAGGTGCTCGCCAAGGGCGCTGCGTTCGGTCGCGGCGAGAAGAAGAACGTGAAGGTGCAGGTGGAATTTGTCTCCGCCAACCCCACCGGCCCCCTGCATGTCGGCCACGGACGCGGTGCGGCCTACGGCGCCTCGCTGTCGGACGTGCTGGAATTCGCCGGTTACGATGTCAGCCGCGAGTACTACGTCAATGACGCCGGTCGTCAGATGGACATTCTGGCGCTGTCGACCTGGTTGCGCTACCTCGCGTTCTTCGGGATCGAGGTCGCGTTCCCGCCCAACGCCTACCAGGGCGATTACGTCGTGACCATGGGGCGTGAGATGCGTGACGCCCATCAGGACCGCTTCGCCAGGTTTACCGCAGCGCAGGTGACGGCCGGCACGCCGGGCCTGCCGCCGGTGGAGCGCAAGGATGACGAAGCCAAGCAGCAACGCGAGCTCCATCTCGACGCCCTGATTTCCAACGCCAAGCGTCTGCTCGGCGAGGACTACCCGTGGGTGCATGGTTTCGCGCTCAACGAGCAGCTTGGCGACGGCCGCGAGGATCTGCAGGAATTCGGCGTGCGCTTCGACAAGTGGTTCTCGGAGCAGAGCCTGTTCGATACCGGCCTGGTCGAGCGTGCGGTGACCCAGCTCGAGCAGCAGGGTCACATCTACGTGCAGAACGGCGCCAAGTGGTTCCGCTCGACGGCCTTCGGCGACGAGAAGGATCGCGTGGTCCAGCGCGAGAACGGCCTCTACACCTACTTCGCGTCGGATATCGCCTATCATTTGAACAAGTATGAGCGTGGCTTCGACCGCATCATCGACATCTGGGGTGCAGACCACCACGGTTACATCCCGCGCGTGAAGGGCGCCATCGCCGCACTCGGCCTGCCGACCGAAAAGCTCAACGTGGCGCTGGTGCAGTTCGCGGTGCTCTACCGCGACGGGCAGAAGACCTCGATGTCGACCCGCTCGGGCGAGTTCGTCACCCTGCGCGAGCTGCGCAAGGAAGTCGGCAACGATGCCTGCCGTTTCTTCTACGTGCTGCGCAAGTCCGACCAGCATCTCGACTTCGACCTCGACCTGGCCAAGAGTCAGAGCAACGAGAACCCGGTCTACTACGTGCAGTACGCGCATGCGCGGGTGTGCTCGGTGCTCAGTCAGTGGGGCGGCGAGCGCGAAGAACTGGCGCAGGCCGATCTTGGCCAGCTGCAGAACGAGCGCGAACTCGCGTTGTGTGCAAGCCTGTCGACCTTTCCCGAGCTCGTGCAGTCGGCTGCGGCCGATTACGCGCCGCACCAGATTGCCTTCTACCTGAAGGATCTCGCGGCAGACTTCCACAGCTGGTACAACGCCGAGCGCATGCTGGTCGATGACGAGGCGGTCAAGCTTGCGCGTCTGGCGCTTGCCGAGGCGGTGCGTCAGGTGCTGGTGAGCGGTCTGGCCGTGCTCGGTGTGTCCGCACCTGAATCGATGTAA
- a CDS encoding PIN domain-containing protein, whose translation MTAARNLVLDTNTVMALWHFKDPALESLSSAIDAGTLKLFSRDDALEEFRRVLAYSQFSISPDDQTRLFDTYRNRINPAPATAADALQLPACRDRDDQKFLEIARDAGVDHLLTRDKLLLKLARHSVLRDRFRILTPERFIAEGLC comes from the coding sequence ATGACGGCCGCACGAAATCTGGTCCTCGACACCAATACGGTGATGGCCCTGTGGCACTTCAAGGACCCTGCTCTCGAATCACTGTCCAGCGCCATCGATGCCGGCACGCTCAAGCTCTTCAGCCGTGACGATGCGCTCGAGGAATTCCGGCGGGTGCTGGCCTACTCACAGTTCAGCATCAGCCCCGACGATCAGACCCGGCTGTTCGACACCTATCGCAACCGCATCAATCCGGCGCCCGCAACTGCAGCCGACGCGTTGCAGTTGCCGGCCTGCCGCGACCGTGACGATCAGAAGTTTCTGGAAATTGCGCGCGACGCCGGCGTCGACCACCTGCTGACCCGCGACAAACTGCTGCTCAAGCTCGCCCGCCACAGTGTGCTGCGTGACCGCTTCCGGATACTGACGCCGGAGCGCTTCATTGCCGAAGGGCTGTGCTGA
- a CDS encoding SDR family oxidoreductase gives MTEPGQPLRVLITGASSGLGEALARHYAGMGARLGLIARRAEPMHALVASLPGTHQVLVADVGDPLALRGAASQFVEAFGVPDIVIANAGVSVGTLTEYAEDVDAFDRVLRTNLLGMVATFQPFVEAMRRRGSGRLVGIASVAGIRGLPGAGAYSASKAGALAYLESLRVELHDSGVKVVSVAPGYIRTPMTAINPYPMPFILDADVAAQRIARVIERGDRFAVTPWQMGWVAKLLRILPRSVFDHVFARAGRKPRGLPL, from the coding sequence GTGACTGAGCCGGGACAGCCGCTGCGCGTCCTCATCACGGGGGCGTCCAGCGGCCTGGGCGAAGCACTTGCCCGTCACTATGCAGGCATGGGGGCGAGGCTGGGGCTGATTGCGCGTCGCGCTGAGCCGATGCACGCACTGGTGGCGTCGCTGCCCGGCACGCACCAGGTGCTGGTTGCCGATGTCGGAGATCCGCTGGCACTGCGTGGCGCCGCCAGCCAGTTCGTCGAAGCCTTCGGCGTGCCCGACATCGTCATTGCCAACGCCGGGGTGTCGGTCGGGACGCTTACCGAATATGCCGAGGACGTCGACGCGTTTGATCGCGTGCTGCGCACGAATCTGCTCGGCATGGTGGCAACCTTCCAGCCTTTCGTCGAGGCCATGCGTCGCCGCGGCAGCGGGCGGCTGGTCGGGATTGCCTCGGTGGCGGGTATTCGCGGCTTGCCGGGTGCGGGGGCCTACAGCGCCTCAAAAGCGGGCGCGCTTGCCTACCTCGAAAGTCTGCGTGTCGAGCTTCACGACAGCGGTGTAAAGGTGGTCAGCGTGGCGCCGGGCTACATCCGCACGCCGATGACTGCGATCAACCCCTATCCAATGCCCTTCATTCTCGATGCCGACGTCGCCGCGCAGCGGATTGCCCGTGTCATCGAGCGTGGCGACCGCTTTGCCGTGACGCCCTGGCAGATGGGCTGGGTGGCGAAGCTGCTGCGGATTCTGCCGCGCAGCGTGTTCGACCATGTATTCGCCCGTGCCGGACGCAAGCCGCGCGGGCTTCCCCTCTGA
- a CDS encoding PilZ domain-containing protein: MNSAVGDDAAERRARQRFVAKRRGDICFWAMVNGERRPLNDLSLEGFSLPVSHDLDPGAEFRFVLQRESVPDRIEGHAKVVNQVGEGHARKAGCRFVELDEEGVARLKDWLIAHVLASATVRINERDAAAIVNGPSLI, encoded by the coding sequence ATGAATTCAGCGGTGGGCGATGACGCGGCCGAGCGTCGTGCGCGTCAGAGATTCGTCGCGAAACGTCGCGGCGATATCTGTTTCTGGGCGATGGTCAATGGTGAGCGCCGTCCCCTCAACGACCTCTCGCTGGAGGGGTTTTCGTTGCCCGTCTCGCACGACCTCGATCCCGGCGCCGAGTTTCGCTTCGTGCTGCAGCGCGAAAGCGTGCCGGATCGTATCGAAGGCCATGCGAAGGTTGTCAATCAGGTGGGTGAAGGTCATGCGCGCAAGGCTGGCTGCCGTTTCGTCGAACTCGACGAAGAAGGCGTTGCGCGTTTGAAGGACTGGCTGATCGCGCATGTTCTGGCGAGCGCCACCGTACGCATCAATGAGCGGGACGCCGCGGCCATCGTGAATGGCCCGTCCCTGATCTGA
- a CDS encoding helical backbone metal receptor — MTTPRFASERAPADLRDALGNRHLPAGAAPRIVSLVPSLTELVCELGLSDVLVGRTGFCIHPRETLRKVTKIGGTKDVKLEAVRALEPTHLIVNIDENRRETVEALAGFVPNVIVTHPCVPQDNFGLYQLFGGIFGREAEAAALSAGLREALDEAAAVKAEHGDEAVLYLIWREPWMTVSRATYISAMLGAVGWQSLPAEDEPRYPELDWTAPWMRAVERVFLSSEPYRFTDRHLAEVGVLSQRPSCLIDGEMASWYGSRAVEGLRYLAGLRRSLALRGAG; from the coding sequence ATGACAACTCCCCGATTCGCTTCGGAGCGCGCTCCGGCCGACTTGCGCGACGCGCTCGGGAACCGGCACCTGCCGGCGGGCGCCGCGCCCCGGATCGTGTCCCTGGTGCCCTCGCTGACTGAACTGGTGTGCGAGCTGGGGCTCTCCGATGTGCTGGTCGGGCGCACGGGTTTCTGTATCCATCCGCGCGAGACCCTGCGCAAGGTGACCAAGATCGGTGGTACCAAGGATGTAAAGCTCGAAGCGGTGCGTGCGCTCGAACCGACCCACCTCATCGTCAATATCGACGAGAACCGGCGCGAGACGGTGGAGGCGCTGGCCGGGTTCGTGCCCAACGTGATCGTGACCCATCCCTGCGTGCCACAGGACAATTTCGGGCTCTACCAGCTGTTCGGTGGCATTTTCGGACGCGAGGCGGAGGCGGCCGCGCTGTCGGCCGGCCTGCGGGAGGCGCTCGATGAGGCGGCTGCCGTGAAGGCCGAGCACGGCGACGAGGCGGTGCTCTACCTCATCTGGCGCGAGCCCTGGATGACGGTATCCCGGGCAACCTATATCTCGGCGATGCTGGGGGCTGTGGGCTGGCAGAGCCTGCCGGCCGAGGATGAGCCGCGCTACCCCGAACTGGACTGGACTGCGCCCTGGATGCGTGCGGTCGAGCGGGTCTTTCTGTCGTCTGAGCCTTATCGCTTTACCGACCGGCACCTGGCCGAAGTCGGGGTGCTTTCGCAGCGGCCGTCCTGCCTGATCGATGGCGAGATGGCGTCGTGGTACGGCAGTCGTGCTGTCGAGGGGCTGCGCTACCTGGCCGGGCTGAGACGAAGCCTGGCCCTGCGTGGGGCAGGGTGA
- a CDS encoding thiol:disulfide interchange protein DsbA/DsbL, whose amino-acid sequence MNRRHALQQLGALALFAGSAGKVLAQSGSGPAYQVLEPSVPTATKGKIEVIEFFHYGCPHCHDFDPLLGQWIKRLPADVSFVRVPAIWGNPQLQALARLYYTFEVTGQVDTLHELVFGAVQNDREPLNTEDGVRAWVGKRGIDTAKFMEAYKSFGVESLVKRADQIARAYKVQGVPTMAVDGRFITSASLTGSHEGTLKQVDALLTRVRSEARKS is encoded by the coding sequence ATGAATCGTCGTCATGCCCTGCAGCAACTTGGCGCGCTTGCGCTTTTCGCCGGGTCCGCGGGCAAGGTGCTTGCCCAGAGCGGTTCTGGTCCAGCTTACCAGGTGCTGGAGCCGTCCGTTCCGACGGCGACCAAGGGCAAGATCGAGGTGATCGAGTTCTTCCACTACGGCTGCCCGCACTGCCACGACTTCGATCCGCTGCTCGGGCAGTGGATAAAGCGCCTGCCGGCCGACGTCAGCTTCGTCCGCGTGCCGGCAATCTGGGGCAACCCCCAGCTGCAGGCACTGGCCCGGCTTTACTACACCTTCGAGGTGACCGGTCAGGTCGACACCCTGCACGAACTCGTGTTCGGTGCGGTGCAGAACGACAGGGAGCCGCTGAATACGGAAGACGGTGTGCGGGCATGGGTGGGCAAGCGCGGCATTGATACCGCGAAGTTCATGGAGGCCTACAAGTCCTTCGGCGTGGAGTCGCTGGTCAAGCGTGCGGACCAGATCGCCCGTGCATACAAGGTTCAGGGTGTGCCGACGATGGCGGTCGATGGTCGCTTCATTACGTCGGCCTCGCTGACTGGCAGTCACGAAGGCACGCTGAAGCAGGTCGACGCGCTGCTCACGCGCGTGCGCAGCGAAGCGCGCAAGAGCTGA